In a single window of the Raphanus sativus cultivar WK10039 chromosome 9, ASM80110v3, whole genome shotgun sequence genome:
- the LOC108826937 gene encoding uncharacterized protein LOC108826937: MKRSKGQNPVTSPMDRTHQSESTTRPENTVVLSIDCLKGSSKSEEWSGDMLQTGDIVEEIRIGSGPGSAIFKAPFKGGKAWLQKVLHNSYRNKETSIVVRVRRGSEDLSDLSACIVPNESAGKRQYMLRSIDDPNYTVGFSDRTESVCLGIQASRGSRMVEALGRAKLQDGYVSYPWERRMQEALPISGSSNFLSILFLPKASVNGRAGSRYNDLEDTLARANAWLSCSQANGVPIVFMNIQTESLLTKISGETASATVNTTSLSDLSNLASASLYGFEDYHGVDIGLMRAVRLWYAPLGVELPLEIKLRDDDTKLGFSISRTEEGFIYVSSVTDHEDENAPAARSGLSSLYRDAAKASRRLVVSRVGSQKVLPWMASSTGAIRCYDTVSLSQKLSLHRHANVSIILHVILWDTSATAAFSSPTRSSSVGTHILFSNQSLDSSEFSWHRLALPPRQVGDRQVMPLLDDEDDAFRLERENVGSASFKFQEILFTNESL, from the exons ATGAAGAGGTCCAAAGGACAAAACCCGGTTACATCTCCAATGGATCGCACCCACCAATCAGAGTCcacgacccgacccgaaaacACCGTCGTCCTCTCCATCGACTGTCTCAAAGGAAGCTCAAAAAGCGAGGAATGGAGCGGCGATATGCTTCAAACCGGAGACATAGTGGAAGAGATCCGGATCGGTTCAGGACCCGGTTCGGCTATTTTCAAAGCTCCGTTTAAAGGAGGTAAAGCTTGGCTCCAGAAGGTTCTTCACAATTCATACAGGAACAAAGAAACTTCAATTGTTGTCAGAGTCAGACGTGGCTCCGAAGATCTCTCTGATCTTTCTGCTTGTATTGTTCCTAACGAATCCGCGGGTAAGAGACAGTACATGCTAAGATCCATTGATGACCCGAACTATACAGTCGGGTTCTCGGATCGTACTGAGTCGGTTTGCCTCGGTATTCAAG CTTCAAGAGGGTCAAGAATGGTAGAAGCATTGGGGAGAGCCAAGCTTCAAGATGGCTATGTTTCATATCCATGGGAAAGGCGGATGCAAGAAGCTTTACCAATCTCTGGATCCAGCAACTTTCTCTCCATTCTTTTTCTTCCTAAAGCTTCTG ttaatggAAGGGCGGGTTCTCGGTATAACGACTTGGAAGACACACTTGCTCGTGCAAATGCTTGGCTAAGTTGTTCACAAGCTAATGGCGTACCAATCGTCTTTATGAATATCCAGACTGAATCTCTGCTCACTAAG ATATCGGGAGAAACCGCCTCGGCAACGGTTAATACGACTTCGCTTTCTGACCTGTCGAATCTCGCAAGCGCGAGTCTCTATGGGTTTGAGGATTATCATGGAGTTGATATTGGTCTGATGAGAGCGGTTCGGCTTTGGTATGCTCCTCTTGGTGTTGAGTTGCCACTTGAAATCAAACTCAGAGATGATGACACCAAACTTGGCTTCTCCATTAGCCGCACTGAAGAG GGATTCATTTATGTCTCCTCAGTAACGGACCACGAAGATGAGAATGCACCAGCTGCAAGATCGGGCCTGAGCTCATTATACAGAGATGCAGCCAAGGCCTCGCGTCGTCTGGTGGTTTCACGTGTCGGTAGCCAGAAGGTATTGCCATGGATGGCTTCCTCGACAGGAGCCATTCGCTGCTACGACACTGTTTCGCTCAGCCAGAAACTGTCGCTTCACCGTCACGCAAACGTTTCCATCATCCTCCACGTTATCCTCTGGGATACCTCTGCCACCGCGGCTTTCTCCTCACCGACCAGGAGCAGCAGCGTTGGTACCCACATTTTGTTTAGTAACCAATCACTAGACTCTAGCGAGTTTTCGTGGCATCGATTGGCTTTGCCACCACGACAGGTCGGTGACAGACAAGTGATGCCATTGCTGGATGACGAGGATGATGCGTTCAGGTTGGAACGCGAGAATGTGGGTAGTGCTTCGTTTAAGTTCCAAGAGATCCTTTTTACTAACGAGTCCTTGTGA
- the LOC108832051 gene encoding ATP-dependent Clp protease ATP-binding subunit CLPT2, chloroplastic — MGRFRGLLHPPRIFRYPKHHFLSPFSATKMAAQSFTLANLKIDSFYNQKLSSPSHFFSTRNPVKSLNLTNPWMRGDSSLSLDSPASVSSRRKIPIAVVSSLPTANPESAVSDAKKPKWSWRGIKSFAMGELEARKLKYPNTGTESLLMGILVEGTSFTSKFLRAHKITLYKVREETVKLLGKADLYSFSPEHPPLTQDAQRALDSAVSQNLKAGGIGEIMPAHILLGIWYEVESPGHKILATLGFTDEKAKELESFASESGFLDE; from the exons ATGGGCCGTTTCAGG GGTCTTCTTCATCCTCCAAGAATCTTCCGTTATCCAAAACACCACTTTCTCAGTCCTTTCTCCGCGACAAAAATGGCTGCTCAATCTTTTACTCTGGCGAACCTAAAGATCGATTCTTTCTACAACCAGAAACTATCTTCTCCATCACACTTCTTCTCCACAAGAAATCCAGTAAAATCCCTGAACCTGACGAATCCATGGATGCGCGGtgattcttctctctctctcgattctCCCGCCTCCGTCTCCTCACGCAGAAAGATCCCAATCGCCGTCGTTTCCAGCTTACCCACCGC GAATCCAGAATCTGCGGTTTCTGATGCGAAGAAGCCCAA ATGGTCATGGAGAGGAATCAAATCATTTGCAATGGGGGAGCTGGAAGCTAGGAAGCTCAAGTATCCCAACACTGGTACTGAATCACTTCTCATGGGTATCTTGGTTGAAG GGACTAGTTTTACTTCCAAGTTCTTGAGGGCGCATAAGATAACGCTTTACAAAGTCCGTGAAGAAACAGTCAAGTTACTAGGTAAAGCTGATTTGTATTCCTTCAGCCCTGAACATCCTCCTTTAACCCAAGACGCACAAAGAGCTCTTGACTCTGCTGTCAGTCAGAATCTCAAAGCAG GTGGTATTGGAGAAATAATGCCAGCCCATATATTGCTGGGAATCTGGTATGAAGTTGAATCTCCTGGTCACAAGATACTGGCAACTCTTGGTTTCACTGATGAAAAAGCTAAAGAGTTAGAGTCCTTTGCCTCTGAATCTGGATTTCTTGATGAATAG